A DNA window from Halorubrum sp. DM2 contains the following coding sequences:
- the lpdA gene encoding dihydrolipoyl dehydrogenase, with translation MVVGDVTTGTEVLVIGAGPGGYVAAIRAAQEGLDTTLVEKDAYGGACLNRGCIPSKALITGSGLAHEAGNAEFMGVHADPAVDMGKMIEWKDGVVDRLTSGVEKLCKANGVNLIEGEASFVDEDTVRVAHGGDGQGSETLSFEHAIIATGSRPIQIPGFDFSEPHVWSSEEALDAEVVPDRLGIVGGGYIGMELATTYAKLGADVTVIEMLDDILDPYEDDVKRIVRKRAEELGVEFHFGEGASEWSEAPDGGYLLHTETEDGEESSYSVDKILVAVGRRPVTDGLDVGNAGIETDDRGFIETDDRTRTAVEGVHAVGDVAGDPMLAHAASNEGIVAAEVIAGEPAALDRQAVPAAVFTDPEIGTVGMTEAEAEDDGFEPVVGEMPFNASGRAMTTGHTEGFVRIVADDETGFVLGAQIVGPEASELIAEVALAVEMGATLEDVAATVHTHPTLAEAVMEAAENARGQAIHTLNR, from the coding sequence ATGGTCGTCGGAGATGTCACCACGGGAACGGAGGTACTGGTCATCGGCGCGGGACCGGGCGGCTACGTCGCCGCCATCCGCGCCGCACAGGAGGGACTCGACACGACCTTGGTCGAGAAGGACGCCTACGGGGGCGCGTGTCTCAACCGCGGCTGTATCCCCTCGAAGGCGCTCATCACGGGCAGCGGGCTCGCCCACGAGGCGGGCAACGCGGAGTTCATGGGCGTCCACGCGGACCCCGCCGTCGACATGGGGAAGATGATCGAGTGGAAAGACGGCGTCGTCGACCGCCTGACGAGCGGCGTCGAGAAGCTGTGCAAGGCGAACGGCGTGAACCTGATCGAGGGGGAGGCGTCGTTCGTCGACGAGGACACCGTCCGGGTCGCGCACGGCGGCGACGGACAGGGTTCCGAGACGCTCTCGTTCGAGCACGCAATAATCGCCACCGGCTCGCGACCGATCCAGATCCCCGGCTTCGACTTTTCCGAGCCCCACGTCTGGAGCTCGGAGGAGGCGCTCGACGCCGAGGTCGTCCCGGACCGGCTCGGGATCGTCGGCGGCGGCTACATCGGTATGGAGCTGGCGACGACGTACGCCAAGCTCGGTGCCGACGTGACGGTGATCGAGATGCTCGACGACATCCTCGATCCCTACGAGGACGACGTGAAGCGGATCGTCCGCAAACGCGCCGAGGAGCTGGGCGTCGAGTTCCACTTCGGCGAGGGTGCGAGCGAGTGGTCGGAGGCACCCGACGGCGGGTACCTCCTTCACACGGAGACCGAGGATGGCGAGGAGTCGTCGTACTCGGTCGACAAGATCCTCGTCGCGGTCGGTCGCCGACCCGTCACCGACGGGCTCGACGTCGGGAACGCCGGGATCGAGACGGACGACCGCGGCTTCATCGAGACGGACGACCGCACCCGCACCGCGGTCGAGGGCGTTCACGCCGTCGGCGACGTCGCCGGTGATCCGATGCTCGCGCACGCGGCCTCCAACGAGGGGATCGTCGCTGCCGAGGTGATCGCCGGCGAGCCGGCGGCGCTCGACCGGCAGGCGGTCCCGGCGGCCGTCTTCACCGACCCCGAGATCGGCACGGTGGGGATGACCGAGGCCGAGGCCGAAGACGACGGCTTCGAGCCCGTCGTCGGCGAGATGCCCTTTAACGCCTCCGGCCGGGCGATGACGACCGGTCACACCGAGGGGTTCGTTCGGATCGTCGCCGACGACGAGACCGGCTTCGTGCTGGGCGCGCAGATCGTCGGTCCCGAGGCCTCCGAGCTGATCGCCGAGGTCGCGCTCGCGGTCGAGATGGGCGCGACCCTCGAAGACGTGGCCGCGACCGTCCACACCCACCCGACGCTCGCGGAGGCCGTGATGGAGGCGGCCGAGAACGCGCGCGGGCAGGCGATCCACACGCTGAACCGTTGA
- the katG gene encoding catalase/peroxidase HPI, which yields MASNTQNWWPDQLDLELLDQNGYDVGPYDEEFDYAAAFEDLDLDEVKADIEEVLTDSKDWWPADYGHYGPLFIRMTWHAAGTYRSLDGRGGAAGGHQRLPPISSWPDNVNLDKARRLLEPIKTKYGEKLSWADLIVLTGNVALESMGFETFGFAGGRADDFKGDDSIDWGPESEWETTSEERFDENGDLKPPLGNTVMGLIYVNPEGPNGEPDLDGSAKNIRQSFSRMAMNDKETVALIAGGHTFGKVHGADSGDNLGPEPEDAPIDLQGLGWDNEFGEGKGPDAITSGIEGPWNATPTVWDMSYVNNLLSYDWEPEKGPGGAWQWTTKNDELDDAAPGVADPSDKEDIMMLTTDVALKHDDDFRAVLEEFRDDPDEFQDTFAKAWYKLLHRDMGPPERFLGPEVPEETMIWQDPLPDADYETVGDAEISDLKGQLLDSELSVGELVKTAWAAASTYRDSDKRGGANGARIRLEPQRSWEANEPEQLADVLSTLESIQADFNESRSDDVRVSLADLIVLGGTAAVEQAAADAGHDVEVPFEPGRVDATEEQTDVDSFEALKPDADGFRNYLGDTDEDVEDLMVDKADLLNLTASEMTVLAGGLRALGATYGDSDRGVFTDQPGTLTNDFFANLLDMQYEWDAVTEDEDVFEIRHRETGEVAWEATRADLIFGSNARLRTIADVYASDEEQFVEDFAETWSEVMKLDRFDLN from the coding sequence ATGGCTAGTAATACACAAAACTGGTGGCCGGACCAGTTGGACTTGGAGCTACTCGATCAGAACGGCTACGATGTCGGCCCCTACGACGAGGAGTTCGACTACGCGGCGGCGTTCGAGGACCTCGACCTCGACGAGGTCAAGGCGGACATCGAGGAGGTCCTGACGGACTCGAAAGACTGGTGGCCGGCCGACTACGGCCACTACGGCCCGCTTTTCATCCGCATGACGTGGCACGCGGCCGGGACGTATCGCTCGCTCGACGGTCGCGGCGGCGCGGCCGGCGGACATCAGCGGCTCCCGCCGATCAGCAGCTGGCCCGACAACGTCAACCTCGACAAGGCCCGGCGGCTGCTGGAGCCGATCAAGACGAAGTACGGCGAGAAGCTCTCGTGGGCCGACCTCATCGTCCTCACTGGCAACGTCGCGCTGGAGTCGATGGGCTTCGAGACGTTCGGCTTCGCGGGCGGCCGCGCGGACGATTTCAAAGGCGACGACTCCATCGACTGGGGTCCTGAAAGCGAGTGGGAGACCACCTCCGAGGAGCGCTTCGACGAGAACGGCGACCTGAAGCCGCCGCTCGGCAACACCGTAATGGGCCTTATCTACGTCAACCCCGAGGGGCCGAACGGCGAGCCGGACCTCGACGGCTCCGCGAAGAACATCCGACAGTCCTTCAGCCGGATGGCGATGAACGACAAAGAGACGGTCGCGCTCATCGCCGGCGGCCACACGTTCGGGAAGGTCCACGGCGCGGACTCCGGTGACAACCTCGGTCCCGAACCCGAGGACGCCCCCATCGACCTCCAGGGTCTCGGCTGGGACAATGAGTTCGGCGAGGGGAAGGGTCCCGACGCGATCACCAGCGGCATCGAGGGGCCGTGGAACGCCACGCCCACCGTCTGGGACATGAGCTACGTCAACAACCTGCTCTCCTACGATTGGGAGCCGGAGAAGGGTCCCGGCGGCGCGTGGCAGTGGACCACGAAGAACGACGAGCTGGACGACGCCGCGCCCGGCGTCGCGGACCCCTCCGACAAGGAGGACATCATGATGCTCACGACGGACGTCGCCCTGAAGCACGACGACGACTTCCGGGCGGTCTTAGAGGAGTTCCGCGACGACCCCGACGAGTTCCAGGACACGTTCGCGAAGGCGTGGTACAAGCTCCTCCACCGCGACATGGGCCCGCCGGAGCGGTTCCTCGGCCCCGAGGTCCCGGAGGAGACGATGATCTGGCAGGACCCCCTGCCGGACGCCGACTACGAGACCGTCGGCGACGCGGAGATCTCCGACCTCAAGGGCCAGCTGCTCGACTCAGAGCTGTCGGTCGGCGAGCTGGTCAAGACCGCGTGGGCGGCGGCGTCCACCTACCGCGACAGCGACAAGCGCGGCGGCGCGAACGGCGCGCGGATCCGCCTCGAACCGCAGCGGAGCTGGGAGGCCAACGAGCCGGAGCAGCTGGCCGACGTCCTCTCGACGCTCGAATCGATCCAAGCCGACTTCAACGAGTCGCGGTCCGACGACGTCCGCGTCTCGCTCGCCGATCTCATCGTGCTGGGCGGGACCGCCGCCGTCGAGCAGGCCGCGGCCGACGCGGGCCACGACGTCGAGGTTCCCTTCGAACCCGGCCGCGTCGACGCCACCGAGGAGCAGACCGACGTCGACTCGTTCGAGGCGCTAAAGCCCGACGCCGACGGCTTCCGCAACTACCTCGGCGACACCGACGAGGACGTCGAGGACCTCATGGTCGACAAGGCGGACCTGCTGAACCTGACCGCCAGCGAGATGACCGTGCTGGCCGGCGGCCTGCGCGCGCTGGGTGCGACCTACGGCGACTCCGACCGCGGGGTCTTCACGGACCAGCCCGGCACGCTCACGAACGACTTCTTCGCGAACCTGCTCGACATGCAGTACGAGTGGGACGCGGTCACCGAAGACGAGGACGTCTTCGAGATCCGCCACCGCGAGACCGGCGAGGTCGCGTGGGAGGCGACGCGCGCTGACCTGATCTTCGGCTCGAACGCGCGGCTCCGCACCATCGCGGACGTGTACGCGAGCGACGAGGAGCAGTTCGTCGAGGACTTCGCCGAGACCTGGAGCGAGGTCATGAAGCTCGACCGGTTCGACCTGAACTAA
- a CDS encoding DUF5783 family protein: MADEFDPEKFEDKYAHYFNELQRAYKNAFNQMNDRYDSELIHGIDQTVLNESEPFYEDGEFRVELPENPRERIRGAVAVDDETFEETLDEYVERIESELYRTLGVDRPE, translated from the coding sequence ATGGCCGACGAGTTCGACCCGGAGAAGTTCGAGGACAAGTACGCGCACTACTTCAACGAGCTTCAGCGCGCGTACAAGAACGCGTTCAACCAGATGAACGACCGGTACGACTCGGAGCTGATCCACGGTATCGACCAGACCGTGCTCAACGAGTCAGAGCCGTTCTACGAGGACGGCGAGTTCCGCGTCGAACTCCCGGAGAACCCGCGCGAGCGGATCCGCGGAGCCGTCGCCGTGGACGACGAGACGTTCGAGGAGACGCTCGACGAGTACGTCGAGCGGATCGAGTCCGAACTGTACCGGACTCTCGGCGTCGACCGTCCCGAGTGA
- a CDS encoding iron-sulfur cluster biogenesis protein NfuA, translated as MSTDATDADNDLRERITNFLRRNFPQIQMHGGSAAIAHLDREKGEVTVQLGGACSGCGISPMTIQAIKSRMVKEIPEIETVHADTGAAAGADGDLGGTSSGGMSPSFPGETTDDGGDDEGPQAPF; from the coding sequence ATGAGCACGGACGCGACTGACGCGGACAACGACCTCCGCGAGCGGATCACGAACTTCCTGCGGCGTAACTTCCCGCAGATCCAGATGCACGGCGGCAGCGCCGCCATCGCCCACCTCGACCGCGAGAAGGGCGAGGTGACGGTCCAGCTCGGCGGAGCCTGTTCCGGCTGCGGTATCTCCCCGATGACGATCCAGGCGATCAAGTCCCGGATGGTCAAGGAGATCCCCGAGATCGAGACGGTCCACGCCGACACCGGCGCGGCCGCGGGTGCCGACGGCGACCTCGGCGGAACGAGCAGCGGCGGGATGTCGCCCTCCTTCCCCGGGGAGACGACCGACGACGGCGGCGACGACGAAGGCCCGCAGGCCCCGTTCTGA
- a CDS encoding PPC domain-containing DNA-binding protein: MYHREVEPTAEYVARFETGADWREEIESLAREEDVEAGWFTALGAVQDADVWFYDQEDTEYRSVTFDEPLEVAACVGNVSLLEGDVFAHTHVVLSRPSGQALAGHLDSATVWAGECHLRAFAEPLERSHDEATDLDLWL, translated from the coding sequence ATGTACCATCGCGAGGTCGAACCCACGGCGGAGTACGTCGCGCGGTTCGAGACGGGTGCCGACTGGCGCGAGGAGATCGAGTCGCTGGCCCGCGAGGAGGACGTCGAGGCCGGCTGGTTCACGGCGCTCGGCGCGGTCCAAGACGCGGACGTCTGGTTCTACGACCAGGAGGACACCGAGTACCGGTCGGTCACCTTCGACGAGCCGCTGGAGGTCGCGGCCTGCGTGGGCAACGTCTCACTTCTGGAGGGCGACGTGTTCGCGCACACCCACGTCGTGCTCTCGCGGCCGAGCGGGCAGGCGCTCGCGGGGCACCTCGACTCGGCGACGGTCTGGGCCGGCGAGTGTCACCTGCGCGCGTTCGCCGAGCCGCTCGAACGCTCGCACGACGAAGCCACGGACCTCGACCTGTGGCTGTGA
- a CDS encoding DNA polymerase II large subunit has protein sequence MRPDDERYFAQIEERLDEAWEVAETAKEQGHDPEPEIEIPVARDMADRVENILGIDGVAERVRDLEGEMSREEAALELVTDFVDGSVGDYDSREGKIEGAVRTAVALLTEGVVAAPIEGIDRVELLENDDGTEFVNVYYAGPIRSAGGTAQALSVLVADYARSLLGVDEYKPRDAEVERYAEEIALYDKETGLQYTPKDKESKFIAKHIPIMLDGEATSDEEVSGFRDLERVDTNSARGGMCLVAAEGIALKAPKIQRYTRDLEEVDWPWLQDLIDGTIGKDGAGDGDAAEDAEDESAESDGDAENDAEGDGSNADEPAGPVRADPSQKFLRDLIAGRPVFTHPSEAGGFRLRYGRARNHGFATGGVHPATMHIVDDFLAAGTQIKTERPGKAHGVVPVDSIEGPTVRLANGEVRRIDDPEEAKEVRNGIEKVLDLGEYLVNYGEFVENNHPLAPASYAPEWWVQEFEAAGADVRAMRDDPHVDLEHPTVDRALAWADEYDCPLHPEYTYLWHDVSVDAFAALADAVAAGDVVGGVLAVERTDPVQDALESLLVEHAATPDALRIPTWRPLARSLGVDDGLRKEWGDEDLSAAARGYADGENAIHAVNEVAPFEVRERAPTRIGNRMGRPEKSESRDLSPAVHTLFPINEAGGPQRDVAEAANVMDDTGHRGRHDLEVSDRVCPDCGEHTYAALCPDCETHTEPHYECGDCGTVCEPDEAGRVECPNCEWEVTAATYQEVDVNDAYRSALETVGERESAFEILKGVQGLTSRNKTPEPIEKGVLRAKNGVTSFKDGTVRYDMTDLPVTAVKPEELDVTADHFRELGYETDIDGEPLRHDDQVVELRVQDIVLSDGAAEHMLKTADFVDDLLEQFYGLDRFYEVNERDDLVGELVFGMAPHTSAATVGRVVGFTSAAVGYAHPYFHAAKRRNCDGDEDCVMLLMDGLLNFSKEFLPDQRGGRMDAPLVMSSRIDPSEIDDEAHNIDIAREYPREFYEATTEMADPETVEDLIQLGEDTLGTDEEYHGFNHTHDTTDIAMGPDLSAYKTLGDMMEKMDAQLELARKLRAVDETDVAERVIEYHFLPDIIGNLRAFSRQETRCLDCGEKYRRMPLTGECRECGGRVNLTVHEGSVSKYVDTAIEVAERFGCRPYTKQRLKVLDQSLESIFEDDTNKQSGIADFM, from the coding sequence ATGAGACCGGACGACGAGCGCTACTTCGCGCAGATCGAGGAGCGCCTCGACGAGGCGTGGGAAGTCGCGGAAACGGCCAAAGAGCAGGGCCACGACCCGGAGCCGGAGATCGAGATCCCGGTCGCGCGCGACATGGCCGACCGCGTCGAGAACATCCTCGGGATCGACGGGGTCGCCGAGCGCGTCCGCGACTTGGAGGGAGAGATGTCGCGCGAGGAGGCCGCCCTAGAGCTGGTTACCGACTTCGTCGACGGCAGCGTCGGCGACTACGACTCCCGAGAGGGGAAGATCGAGGGGGCCGTTCGGACCGCGGTCGCGCTGCTCACCGAGGGTGTCGTCGCCGCGCCGATCGAGGGGATTGACCGCGTCGAGCTGTTGGAGAACGACGACGGCACCGAGTTCGTCAACGTCTACTACGCCGGCCCGATCCGCTCCGCGGGCGGGACCGCGCAGGCGCTGTCCGTGCTCGTCGCCGACTACGCCCGATCGCTACTCGGCGTCGACGAGTACAAGCCCCGCGACGCCGAGGTCGAGCGCTACGCCGAGGAGATCGCCCTCTACGACAAGGAGACGGGGCTCCAGTACACGCCGAAGGACAAGGAGTCGAAGTTCATCGCGAAGCACATCCCGATCATGCTCGACGGGGAGGCGACGAGCGACGAGGAGGTCTCCGGGTTCCGCGACCTGGAACGCGTCGACACCAACTCCGCGCGCGGCGGGATGTGCCTCGTCGCCGCCGAGGGGATCGCGCTGAAGGCCCCGAAGATCCAGCGGTATACCCGCGATCTGGAGGAGGTCGACTGGCCGTGGCTCCAGGACCTGATCGACGGGACGATCGGGAAGGACGGGGCCGGCGACGGCGACGCGGCGGAAGACGCCGAGGACGAGTCCGCGGAGAGCGACGGCGACGCCGAGAACGACGCGGAGGGGGACGGCTCGAACGCGGACGAGCCGGCCGGACCGGTCCGGGCCGACCCCTCCCAGAAGTTCCTCCGCGACCTCATCGCGGGCCGCCCCGTGTTCACACATCCGAGCGAGGCCGGCGGGTTCCGACTGCGGTACGGTCGCGCGCGCAACCACGGGTTCGCGACGGGCGGCGTCCACCCCGCGACGATGCACATCGTCGACGACTTCTTGGCGGCCGGGACGCAGATCAAGACCGAGCGCCCCGGGAAGGCCCACGGCGTCGTCCCCGTCGACTCCATCGAGGGCCCGACCGTTCGGCTCGCGAACGGCGAGGTCCGCCGGATCGACGACCCCGAGGAGGCCAAGGAGGTCCGCAACGGGATCGAGAAGGTGCTCGACTTGGGCGAGTACCTCGTCAACTACGGGGAGTTCGTCGAGAACAACCACCCGCTCGCGCCCGCGTCGTACGCCCCCGAGTGGTGGGTTCAGGAGTTCGAGGCGGCCGGCGCGGACGTCCGCGCCATGCGCGACGACCCCCACGTCGACCTCGAACACCCGACCGTCGACCGGGCGCTCGCGTGGGCGGACGAGTACGACTGCCCGCTCCACCCCGAGTACACCTACCTCTGGCACGACGTGTCGGTCGACGCGTTCGCGGCACTCGCCGACGCGGTCGCCGCGGGCGACGTCGTCGGGGGCGTTCTCGCCGTCGAGCGCACCGACCCGGTTCAGGACGCGCTGGAATCGCTGCTGGTCGAACACGCGGCGACCCCGGACGCGCTCCGGATCCCGACGTGGCGTCCGCTCGCGCGGTCGCTCGGGGTCGACGACGGACTGCGGAAGGAGTGGGGCGACGAGGATCTCTCGGCTGCGGCCCGCGGCTACGCCGACGGCGAGAACGCGATCCACGCCGTCAACGAGGTCGCCCCCTTCGAGGTGCGCGAGCGCGCCCCGACCCGGATCGGCAACCGGATGGGTCGCCCCGAGAAGTCGGAGAGCCGCGACCTCTCGCCCGCGGTCCACACCTTGTTCCCGATCAACGAGGCGGGCGGTCCCCAGCGCGACGTCGCCGAGGCGGCGAACGTGATGGACGACACCGGCCACCGCGGGCGGCACGACTTGGAGGTCTCCGACCGGGTCTGTCCCGACTGCGGTGAGCACACCTACGCCGCCCTGTGTCCCGACTGCGAGACGCACACGGAGCCGCACTACGAGTGCGGCGACTGCGGGACAGTCTGCGAGCCGGACGAGGCCGGCCGGGTCGAGTGCCCGAACTGCGAGTGGGAGGTGACCGCCGCGACCTACCAGGAGGTCGACGTCAACGACGCGTACCGCTCCGCGTTAGAGACCGTCGGCGAGCGCGAGTCCGCCTTCGAGATCCTCAAAGGGGTTCAGGGGCTCACCTCGCGGAACAAGACCCCGGAGCCGATCGAGAAGGGCGTCCTCCGGGCGAAGAACGGCGTCACCTCGTTCAAGGACGGGACGGTCCGGTACGACATGACCGACCTCCCCGTGACGGCGGTCAAGCCCGAGGAGCTCGACGTCACCGCGGACCACTTCCGCGAACTCGGCTACGAGACGGACATTGACGGCGAGCCGCTGCGCCACGACGACCAGGTCGTCGAACTGCGCGTTCAGGACATCGTCCTCTCGGACGGCGCGGCCGAACACATGCTGAAGACCGCGGACTTCGTCGACGACCTCTTGGAGCAGTTCTACGGACTCGACCGCTTCTACGAGGTAAACGAGCGCGACGACCTCGTCGGCGAGCTCGTCTTCGGGATGGCCCCCCACACGAGCGCCGCAACTGTCGGAAGAGTGGTAGGTTTCACCTCGGCGGCGGTGGGATACGCTCATCCGTACTTTCACGCTGCGAAACGTCGGAATTGTGATGGTGACGAGGACTGCGTGATGCTCCTCATGGACGGACTTCTCAACTTCTCGAAGGAGTTTCTCCCCGACCAGCGCGGCGGGCGGATGGATGCGCCCTTGGTGATGTCCTCGCGGATCGACCCCTCGGAGATCGACGACGAGGCGCACAACATAGACATCGCGCGGGAGTACCCGCGAGAGTTCTACGAGGCGACGACGGAGATGGCCGACCCGGAGACGGTCGAGGACCTGATCCAACTCGGCGAGGACACGCTCGGCACCGACGAGGAGTACCACGGGTTCAACCACACTCACGACACGACCGACATCGCGATGGGACCGGATCTCTCGGCGTACAAGACGCTCGGCGACATGATGGAGAAGATGGACGCGCAGCTGGAGCTGGCACGGAAGCTGCGCGCGGTCGACGAGACGGACGTGGCCGAGCGCGTGATCGAGTACCACTTCCTGCCGGACATCATCGGGAACCTCCGGGCCTTCTCGCGGCAGGAGACCCGCTGTCTCGACTGCGGCGAGAAGTACCGCCGGATGCCCCTGACGGGCGAGTGCCGCGAGTGCGGCGGGCGCGTGAACCTCACGGTCCACGAGGGGTCGGTAAGCAAGTACGTCGACACCGCCATCGAGGTGGCGGAGCGGTTCGGCTGTCGCCCCTACACGAAACAGCGGCTGAAGGTGTTAGACCAGTCGCTCGAATCGATCTTCGAGGACGACACGAACAAGCAGTCCGGCATCGCGGACTTCATGTGA
- a CDS encoding putative quinol monooxygenase, with product MLVVHAAFPIDPDRIDEALDHAETLVAESNREDGVIDYRAARDVEDGAMLRFFERYEDAEAFESHSRTDHFEAFEAALPDLLAGEPEVWQFEVESAAQLDL from the coding sequence ATGCTCGTCGTACACGCGGCGTTCCCGATCGACCCGGACCGGATCGACGAAGCGCTCGACCACGCCGAAACCCTCGTCGCGGAGTCGAACCGCGAGGACGGCGTGATCGACTACAGGGCAGCGAGAGACGTCGAAGACGGGGCGATGCTCCGCTTCTTCGAGCGGTACGAGGACGCCGAGGCGTTCGAGTCGCACTCGCGGACGGACCACTTCGAGGCGTTCGAGGCGGCCCTCCCCGACCTGCTCGCCGGGGAGCCGGAGGTGTGGCAGTTCGAGGTGGAGTCGGCCGCACAGCTCGACCTCTAA
- the eda gene encoding bifunctional 4-hydroxy-2-oxoglutarate aldolase/2-dehydro-3-deoxy-phosphogluconate aldolase: MNETLSQIVDSGVVAVLRGVPADQLIEITEALREGGVTAVEITADTPDVAEKLGEVAGSFDDEVVVGTGTVLDSETARATLMAGAEFVVSPSLHEDVIETCNRYGAVTAPGVMTPTEAIRGYEAGADFVKVFPAKTVGPDHLGAMKGPLGQIPMMPTGGVSPDNAGAYVDAGAFAVGAGGALVDYDAAERGDYEVITETAREFTRVVEEARGDD, translated from the coding sequence ATGAACGAGACGCTCTCTCAGATCGTCGACAGCGGCGTCGTCGCGGTGTTACGCGGGGTCCCGGCCGACCAGCTCATCGAGATCACCGAGGCGCTACGCGAGGGCGGGGTCACCGCCGTGGAGATCACCGCCGACACGCCGGACGTGGCAGAGAAGCTCGGCGAGGTCGCCGGCTCCTTCGACGACGAGGTCGTCGTCGGCACCGGGACGGTCCTCGACAGCGAGACCGCCCGGGCCACGCTGATGGCGGGCGCGGAGTTCGTCGTCTCGCCGAGCCTCCACGAGGACGTGATCGAGACGTGCAACCGCTACGGTGCCGTCACCGCGCCGGGCGTGATGACGCCGACGGAAGCGATCCGCGGCTACGAGGCCGGTGCCGACTTCGTGAAGGTGTTCCCCGCGAAGACCGTCGGCCCGGACCACCTCGGCGCGATGAAGGGGCCGCTCGGACAGATCCCGATGATGCCGACCGGTGGCGTCAGCCCGGACAACGCCGGGGCGTACGTCGACGCGGGCGCGTTCGCGGTCGGCGCGGGCGGCGCGCTCGTCGACTACGACGCCGCCGAGCGCGGCGACTACGAGGTGATCACCGAGACCGCCCGGGAGTTCACGCGGGTGGTCGAGGAGGCCCGCGGGGACGACTGA